The following are encoded in a window of Haloarcula hispanica ATCC 33960 genomic DNA:
- a CDS encoding IclR family transcriptional regulator, translated as MTGQGPIESAGRVLDIIEALKTEQALGVTELAERVEMPKSTVHVHLSTLQSRGYVVQDQNKAYRLSLRFLDIGMKVRERQEMYQEVAPKLNEIADETDEKAWWIVEENGKAVFLAKALGSRAIQTNSQIGQYTELYRLAGGMAILSVLPKHRRETILESYDYPLPDGRERQELEAELDEIQDRGVAYGIDQFLEGVAGVGAPLVDNAGNTYGAISVSGPANRLDSERIENELTDLIRGISGELQVNLSYQ; from the coding sequence ATGACAGGACAAGGTCCGATAGAGTCCGCCGGGAGGGTGCTGGACATTATTGAAGCACTGAAAACGGAACAGGCACTCGGCGTCACTGAGCTGGCAGAGCGGGTGGAGATGCCCAAGAGCACAGTCCACGTTCATCTCTCGACACTCCAGAGCCGAGGCTACGTCGTCCAGGACCAGAACAAGGCGTATCGGCTGAGCTTGCGGTTTCTGGATATCGGGATGAAAGTCCGCGAGCGGCAGGAGATGTACCAGGAGGTCGCCCCGAAACTGAACGAGATAGCCGACGAAACCGACGAGAAAGCGTGGTGGATCGTCGAAGAGAACGGAAAGGCGGTCTTCCTGGCCAAAGCGCTCGGCAGTCGGGCGATTCAGACAAACTCACAGATCGGCCAGTACACCGAACTGTACAGGCTCGCTGGTGGCATGGCAATCCTCTCAGTGTTGCCGAAACACCGGCGGGAGACAATCCTCGAAAGCTACGACTACCCCCTCCCCGACGGTCGGGAGCGGCAGGAACTCGAAGCAGAACTCGACGAGATTCAGGACCGCGGCGTCGCCTACGGCATCGACCAGTTCCTCGAAGGCGTAGCCGGCGTCGGTGCCCCGCTGGTAGACAACGCCGGCAACACGTACGGTGCCATCAGCGTGTCGGGACCAGCGAACCGGCTGGACTCCGAACGCATCGAAAACGAACTGACCGACCTTATCCGTGGGATCTCCGGCGAGCTACAGGTGAATCTCTCGTATCAGTAG
- a CDS encoding ABC transporter ATP-binding protein, with protein sequence MTETVLETDGLTKRFGKLTAVDDVSLSVADGEFRSVIGPNGAGKTTTFNLITGALSPSAGVVRFKGEDITDVAPHERVGRGLGRSFQITNVFGGLTVRENVRLAAQSVHSDEINPSEALFRDKNGFDEITEQTGTVLEQIGLQDRADEHAEALAYGDQRRLELGLVLATDPALVMLDEPTAGMSSEETQATMDLIDEVLSDRSLMLIEHDIDLVMRVSDRITVLTRGEELASGTPDEIANNEDVRDAYLGGVRE encoded by the coding sequence ATGACTGAGACTGTACTCGAAACGGACGGACTGACGAAGCGGTTCGGCAAGCTCACCGCCGTTGACGACGTGTCGCTGTCGGTTGCGGACGGTGAGTTCAGGAGCGTTATCGGGCCAAACGGGGCCGGGAAGACAACGACGTTTAATCTCATCACTGGCGCACTATCGCCGTCAGCGGGTGTCGTGCGGTTCAAAGGTGAGGACATCACTGACGTCGCGCCACACGAACGGGTTGGCCGCGGACTGGGCCGCTCGTTCCAGATTACGAACGTTTTCGGCGGTCTCACCGTTCGAGAAAACGTGCGGCTGGCAGCACAGTCCGTCCACAGTGACGAGATCAATCCCAGCGAAGCGCTGTTCCGTGACAAGAACGGCTTCGACGAGATCACGGAGCAAACCGGGACGGTGCTGGAACAGATCGGGCTCCAAGACAGGGCTGACGAGCACGCGGAGGCCCTGGCGTACGGCGATCAGCGACGACTCGAACTGGGGCTCGTGCTGGCGACAGACCCCGCCCTCGTCATGCTCGACGAACCGACCGCCGGAATGAGTAGCGAGGAAACACAGGCCACGATGGACCTCATCGATGAGGTCCTCTCGGATCGGTCGTTGATGCTCATCGAACACGATATCGACCTCGTGATGCGTGTCTCGGACCGGATTACTGTCCTTACTCGCGGCGAAGAACTCGCAAGCGGGACACCCGACGAGATCGCAAACAACGAAGACGTCCGCGATGCGTACCTCGGTGGTGTCCGAGAATGA
- a CDS encoding ABC transporter ATP-binding protein, whose product MAQLELDNLVKTFSDGSDEVVAVDTVNMSLNDGEFLVLVGPSGCGKSTTLRMVAGLETVTEGDILIGDESVIGTEPRDRDIAMVFQNYALYPHMTAEENMSFGLKMTTDLDTETIEQRVTETAEMMGIEDLLDDPPKELSGGQQQRVALGRAIVRDPAVFLMDEPLSNLDAKLRTKMRTELKSLQNELDVTTIYVTHDQTEAMTMGDRIAILDDGVLQQVGTPLECYHRPANRFVAGFIGSPSMNFIPAAVEDGSLVHQEFTYELSAETAAQLDGYEEVILGVRPEDIQLNTATGPEQTVTATVDVVEPLGDLFHVYVTIDGQQYTVTVEDGANLGNGVTVGLRFPEEVIHLFDADSGTAIKNSETEIDEENPVAA is encoded by the coding sequence ATGGCACAGTTAGAGCTCGATAACCTTGTCAAGACGTTCTCCGACGGGAGCGACGAGGTTGTCGCTGTCGATACGGTGAATATGTCGCTAAACGACGGCGAGTTTCTGGTACTGGTCGGCCCATCCGGCTGTGGAAAATCGACAACCTTGCGGATGGTCGCCGGGCTTGAGACGGTGACTGAGGGTGATATTCTGATCGGAGACGAGTCTGTCATCGGCACCGAGCCCCGTGACCGCGATATCGCGATGGTCTTTCAGAACTACGCGCTCTATCCACATATGACCGCAGAGGAGAACATGTCGTTCGGGTTGAAGATGACGACGGACCTAGATACAGAAACGATTGAACAGCGTGTAACCGAGACAGCCGAGATGATGGGCATCGAGGACTTGCTTGATGATCCGCCAAAGGAGCTATCTGGGGGCCAGCAACAGCGGGTGGCGCTCGGGAGAGCAATCGTTCGGGACCCAGCGGTGTTCTTGATGGACGAGCCACTGAGCAATCTGGATGCCAAGCTCCGGACGAAAATGCGGACCGAGCTAAAGAGCCTCCAGAACGAACTCGACGTGACAACGATCTACGTTACTCACGACCAGACGGAGGCAATGACGATGGGCGACCGTATCGCTATTCTGGACGATGGCGTGTTACAGCAGGTTGGAACGCCACTGGAGTGTTATCACCGTCCAGCCAATCGGTTTGTCGCCGGGTTCATCGGGTCGCCCTCGATGAACTTCATTCCTGCCGCTGTCGAGGACGGGTCGCTAGTGCACCAGGAGTTTACCTACGAGCTGTCCGCTGAAACCGCCGCCCAGCTCGACGGGTACGAGGAAGTCATCCTCGGTGTCCGGCCTGAAGATATTCAGCTCAACACCGCGACTGGCCCGGAGCAGACCGTTACCGCGACCGTCGACGTCGTCGAGCCACTTGGGGACCTGTTTCATGTGTACGTGACTATCGACGGGCAGCAGTATACGGTCACCGTCGAGGATGGAGCAAACCTCGGGAATGGCGTCACGGTCGGATTGCGGTTCCCAGAGGAGGTCATCCATCTGTTTGATGCGGACTCCGGCACTGCGATCAAGAACAGTGAAACGGAAATCGACGAAGAGAATCCGGTTGCAGCCTGA
- a CDS encoding aminotransferase class V-fold PLP-dependent enzyme encodes MVPFTTESESVYRQLGVTPVVNAAGTKTRIGGSLIREEAADAMRAAADEFVQLSDLEAKASEQIAEIAGSEAGYVSPGAEAGLLLAAAAAIAGDDPETMSELPHPTDAPNDIVMPRTHRTGYDHALRAAGANIVDVGTNDYHLGTGATNVEPWEIESAIDENTAGVAYVQKTYTQPDLSTVSEIAHRHDVPVIVDAAAEVPPIENLSRFVEQGADMVVFSGGKGIRGPQTTGIIAGKRQYIRSIAVQHQDMHVDRRVWNPPSSLIDTERFDGVPRQGIGRSLKVGKEELVGLIRALELFIEEDQEALVAEWENLAENMASQLEAAGVETTVVAGGEQSVAPRIIVDITPSQSTLSAAALVSELQREDPRVYVGEDRIDEGEIVLNPMCLDEDGAAYVVDRLLTHL; translated from the coding sequence ATGGTTCCATTCACAACAGAGTCAGAGTCGGTGTATCGTCAGTTGGGTGTCACGCCGGTCGTCAATGCAGCGGGCACAAAAACGCGGATTGGCGGCAGCCTCATTCGAGAGGAAGCCGCGGACGCCATGCGCGCTGCTGCCGACGAATTCGTTCAGCTGAGTGATCTAGAGGCAAAGGCTTCCGAACAGATCGCTGAAATCGCCGGGTCGGAAGCCGGATACGTTTCGCCGGGTGCTGAGGCCGGCCTGTTGTTGGCCGCGGCTGCCGCAATCGCGGGGGACGACCCGGAGACCATGTCGGAGTTACCCCATCCGACAGACGCACCAAACGACATCGTGATGCCCCGGACTCACCGGACGGGGTACGACCACGCACTGCGAGCGGCTGGCGCAAACATTGTCGATGTCGGGACAAACGATTACCATCTCGGCACTGGCGCAACAAACGTGGAACCCTGGGAGATCGAAAGCGCCATCGACGAAAACACTGCCGGGGTCGCGTACGTCCAGAAAACATACACACAGCCGGACCTCTCGACTGTCTCGGAGATCGCACACCGACACGATGTTCCCGTGATTGTCGACGCTGCCGCCGAGGTGCCGCCCATTGAGAACCTCTCTCGTTTCGTCGAGCAGGGAGCGGACATGGTGGTGTTCAGCGGTGGCAAAGGAATCCGCGGCCCACAGACGACGGGTATCATCGCCGGCAAACGTCAGTATATCCGTTCAATCGCTGTGCAGCACCAGGATATGCACGTCGACCGCCGGGTTTGGAACCCACCCAGCTCGCTTATCGATACGGAACGGTTCGATGGGGTTCCCAGACAGGGAATCGGACGGTCGCTCAAGGTCGGCAAGGAGGAACTTGTCGGCCTCATTCGCGCGCTAGAACTATTCATCGAAGAGGATCAGGAAGCGCTTGTCGCCGAGTGGGAGAACCTCGCCGAAAACATGGCGAGCCAACTTGAGGCAGCGGGCGTAGAGACCACAGTTGTTGCTGGTGGTGAGCAGAGTGTTGCTCCACGGATCATTGTGGATATAACTCCCTCCCAATCGACTCTTTCGGCAGCCGCGTTGGTGTCAGAACTGCAGCGCGAGGACCCACGCGTGTATGTCGGCGAGGACCGCATCGACGAGGGCGAGATTGTTCTCAACCCGATGTGTCTCGACGAAGACGGTGCTGCGTACGTCGTCGACCGCCTGCTCACACATCTGTAA
- a CDS encoding ABC transporter ATP-binding protein has translation MTDPLLSLEDVRAGYGMTEVLQGVSMDVERGSVVSLVGRNGVGKTTTLRSIVGNITPTGGSITFNGEDITTRNSEATIRSGIGFVPEERRIFPELTVRENIRMGEIGAESPDGPSVDDVLDMFENLAEREHKDGSVLSGGEQQMLAVGRALTADPDLLLLDEPTEGLAPYVVRQIEDLILELNEQGITVLVVEQNIPVALAVSEYTYILEKGEIVHEGTAAEIQNNEDVLDRHLGVGVTD, from the coding sequence ATGACTGACCCGCTCCTCTCTCTCGAAGATGTCCGGGCCGGGTACGGGATGACCGAGGTGCTACAGGGCGTCTCGATGGATGTCGAACGCGGAAGCGTTGTGTCGCTGGTCGGGCGCAACGGCGTCGGCAAGACGACGACGCTACGGTCGATTGTCGGTAACATCACCCCGACTGGTGGGTCAATAACGTTCAACGGCGAGGACATCACGACACGCAACTCCGAGGCGACGATCCGGAGCGGCATCGGGTTCGTTCCCGAAGAGCGACGGATCTTCCCCGAGTTGACCGTCCGAGAGAACATCAGAATGGGTGAAATCGGTGCCGAGTCGCCTGATGGGCCGTCAGTCGACGACGTACTGGATATGTTCGAGAACCTCGCGGAGCGAGAACACAAGGACGGGTCGGTCCTTTCCGGTGGCGAACAGCAGATGCTCGCGGTCGGCCGCGCCCTGACTGCCGACCCGGATCTGTTGTTGCTTGACGAACCGACGGAAGGGCTCGCACCCTATGTCGTCCGGCAGATAGAGGACCTGATCCTCGAACTGAACGAACAGGGTATCACGGTGCTGGTCGTCGAGCAGAACATCCCGGTCGCACTGGCGGTCTCGGAGTACACGTACATCCTCGAAAAGGGCGAGATCGTCCACGAGGGGACTGCGGCGGAGATCCAGAACAACGAGGACGTACTCGACAGACACCTCGGCGTCGGTGTCACTGACTGA
- a CDS encoding PIG-L deacetylase family protein, whose translation MDVLVVVAHPDDADVFCGGTIAKHAERGDEVSIVHMTRGEYGGLRTDSQEAVGRVREQEARASGAVLGASEVAFLEFKDGRITYSLENRVEMVDVIREYDPDIILTHYKDDLHPDHRATSRLVTDAYYMASLPLVETDFEPCDPDNIYYFGKPTSEFTPSMFIDIDGYLEQKVTAIKKHESQVEFLVEHGGIDAEFDNLIDGLRAENLVFGKQAGARSAEGFVPLHESAQEFLG comes from the coding sequence ATGGACGTCCTCGTAGTAGTTGCCCACCCAGACGACGCAGATGTCTTCTGTGGCGGTACGATAGCAAAGCACGCTGAACGCGGTGACGAGGTCAGTATCGTACACATGACTCGGGGAGAGTACGGCGGGCTGCGAACGGACTCACAGGAAGCCGTCGGGAGAGTCCGCGAACAGGAGGCCCGCGCCTCGGGGGCAGTGTTAGGCGCGTCGGAAGTCGCGTTCCTCGAGTTCAAAGACGGGCGGATCACTTACTCCCTGGAGAACCGTGTAGAGATGGTGGATGTAATCCGGGAGTACGACCCGGACATCATCCTCACGCACTACAAAGACGATCTGCATCCAGACCACCGAGCGACGTCACGGTTAGTGACGGACGCGTACTACATGGCTTCGCTCCCCCTCGTTGAGACGGATTTCGAACCCTGTGATCCGGACAACATCTACTACTTCGGCAAGCCGACATCGGAGTTTACCCCCTCCATGTTCATCGATATCGATGGGTACCTGGAACAGAAGGTCACAGCGATCAAGAAACACGAGTCTCAGGTAGAGTTCCTCGTCGAGCACGGCGGCATCGACGCCGAGTTCGACAACCTCATCGACGGACTTCGCGCCGAGAATCTCGTGTTCGGGAAACAGGCCGGGGCCCGCAGTGCGGAGGGGTTCGTCCCGCTGCACGAGTCCGCACAGGAGTTTCTCGGATAA
- a CDS encoding ABC transporter substrate-binding protein → MSSEGTSPDSSVGIDRSRRQFIAAAGAVGALGLAGCQGGSTGGEEAVTVASLNPMTGPFSSLGPGQRTGAELAVTEINNNDDYDFEFELVTGDTETEAGAAQSEAQRVVQEEGAEFVFGAISSSVALGLNDFAAQSEHIYFPGGAAVPITGSACNEWVFRFETNTAQIAEAISAYSVNNLGNNVWFHYADYAYGDSVYNRTSRRMESASDDYTEVGTSTSALGASNYGSFITQISNSDADVVVLGMTGGDLVNFTNQAADQGLTDQMAVVGPTQTFQSVRAGTGSNSVGTFGGARYDPSLETGDNQAFVEAYASENDREPGNFARVGYDSIRLMAKGMNEAGSTEPGDVRDALEGGTFTTVLGDITLRESDHQATNPTWMAELVEGDGDTADVELLEQVPGSETLPPASDLGCEM, encoded by the coding sequence ATGTCGAGCGAAGGTACCTCACCAGACAGTAGTGTGGGAATCGACCGTTCACGGAGACAGTTCATCGCCGCCGCTGGCGCGGTCGGCGCGCTTGGCCTCGCCGGCTGCCAAGGTGGATCAACAGGTGGCGAGGAGGCGGTGACCGTCGCGAGCCTGAATCCAATGACTGGCCCGTTCAGCTCTCTCGGGCCGGGCCAGCGTACTGGCGCTGAACTCGCTGTAACGGAGATAAACAACAACGACGACTACGACTTCGAGTTCGAGCTGGTGACGGGCGATACAGAGACTGAGGCCGGGGCCGCACAGTCCGAGGCCCAGCGTGTCGTTCAGGAAGAGGGGGCAGAGTTCGTGTTCGGTGCGATTTCAAGCTCCGTTGCGCTCGGGCTGAACGACTTTGCCGCGCAATCTGAGCATATCTACTTCCCAGGCGGCGCAGCGGTTCCGATCACCGGGTCTGCCTGCAACGAATGGGTGTTCCGCTTTGAAACGAACACTGCACAGATCGCTGAGGCGATATCGGCGTATTCAGTCAACAATCTGGGGAACAACGTCTGGTTCCACTACGCGGACTACGCGTACGGCGACTCGGTGTACAACCGCACGAGCAGACGAATGGAGAGTGCCAGTGACGACTACACCGAGGTCGGGACATCAACGTCGGCGTTGGGTGCCAGCAACTACGGCTCGTTCATCACGCAGATCAGCAACTCCGACGCTGACGTGGTCGTGTTGGGGATGACCGGTGGTGATCTGGTGAACTTCACTAACCAGGCCGCAGATCAGGGCCTCACCGACCAGATGGCTGTTGTCGGTCCGACCCAGACGTTCCAGAGCGTCCGTGCCGGGACCGGGTCGAACAGCGTCGGCACCTTCGGCGGCGCTCGGTATGACCCCTCGCTCGAGACCGGGGACAATCAGGCATTCGTCGAGGCCTACGCCAGCGAGAACGACAGAGAGCCCGGCAACTTCGCCCGCGTCGGCTACGACTCGATACGGCTGATGGCCAAAGGAATGAACGAAGCCGGGAGCACCGAACCGGGGGATGTCCGGGACGCCCTCGAAGGAGGCACGTTCACGACAGTGCTTGGGGATATCACGCTTCGGGAGAGCGATCACCAGGCCACCAATCCGACGTGGATGGCCGAACTCGTCGAAGGCGATGGCGACACAGCGGATGTCGAACTCCTCGAACAGGTCCCGGGTTCGGAGACGCTGCCACCAGCCAGTGACCTCGGCTGTGAGATGTAG
- a CDS encoding ABC transporter permease, which yields MVAADFIEQLLNGLTLGMVYVLLAAGLSVIFGVMDVINFSHGELFALGAYFSLSIIAPFGAGTGFWIAIVVAPVAVGLIGAAIERTTVRPLYGRDPLYHILLTFGLVLVINDGIRLIWGTQQRQLAVPEYLSRPVSILGVQVSVYNYFMIVFAALLAVVTWYLLNRTKYGMIIRAGSQDREMVRNVGIDIDQYYTLVFGVGAALAAVAGIVLGGYQNVNTGMGNSVIIPAFVVVVLGGLGSFRGAVFGGLLVGVVQTLMRAYSGSVVATVGDVTLSVPNLEGLTVYLLMIAVLLVKPQGLFGTRGDESESEGEILVGGYGGVLADSTRVRLGGIAVVALALAPLAILFMGDQYYLVVLNEILIWAIFALSLDIVMGYAGLVPLGHTMFYGVGAYTAALVMLHYSQSVFVVLLGAILICAVLAWIVGSLSIRVSGVYFAMITLAFAELLYSAVFKFDFTGGSDGLLGFEAFLGFGTVGASLSNIEFGLLGYELGQQFVFYYLALLIALLSFLFARRMMNAPFGSVLQSIRESEERAEFIGYDVNRYKRRAFVISGGMAGLAGGLLAISPSTVIISPDQTLNWIHSGEVIVIALFGGMGTLYGPMIGSGVFFGAEEFLSSYTDQWRLIIGTMFILFVLFVPRGIVSIPSLVAQRLETANNADGPVDMDEPEVRSDD from the coding sequence ATGGTTGCTGCCGACTTCATCGAACAACTGCTGAATGGCCTCACCCTGGGGATGGTTTACGTCCTGCTAGCCGCCGGCCTATCGGTCATTTTCGGCGTGATGGACGTGATCAACTTCTCCCATGGCGAACTGTTCGCACTCGGTGCGTATTTCTCCCTCAGCATCATCGCGCCGTTCGGCGCGGGGACTGGGTTCTGGATCGCGATAGTGGTTGCACCGGTCGCCGTCGGCCTCATCGGTGCCGCTATCGAGCGAACGACTGTCCGACCGCTGTACGGTCGAGACCCGTTATATCACATTCTCCTGACGTTCGGGCTCGTGCTCGTGATCAACGACGGTATCCGTCTTATCTGGGGGACACAGCAACGACAGCTAGCTGTCCCGGAGTATCTGAGTCGGCCAGTGTCCATACTGGGCGTCCAGGTGTCCGTGTACAATTACTTCATGATCGTCTTTGCGGCGCTGCTCGCGGTCGTGACGTGGTACCTGCTGAACCGGACGAAGTACGGGATGATCATTCGTGCCGGATCGCAGGACCGCGAAATGGTCCGCAACGTCGGTATCGACATCGACCAGTACTACACGCTGGTCTTCGGTGTCGGTGCGGCGCTCGCTGCCGTCGCCGGGATCGTCCTCGGCGGCTACCAGAACGTGAACACCGGCATGGGGAACAGCGTCATCATCCCGGCGTTCGTTGTCGTCGTCCTCGGCGGCCTCGGTAGCTTCAGGGGTGCCGTCTTCGGCGGGTTGCTCGTCGGTGTCGTCCAGACGCTGATGCGGGCCTACAGTGGGTCTGTCGTGGCAACGGTCGGCGATGTCACGCTGAGCGTTCCCAATCTCGAGGGGTTGACTGTGTACCTGCTCATGATCGCCGTGTTGCTCGTGAAACCGCAAGGACTGTTCGGAACGCGAGGTGACGAGTCGGAAAGCGAGGGCGAGATCCTCGTCGGGGGGTACGGCGGGGTACTGGCGGACAGCACACGGGTACGGCTCGGCGGTATCGCCGTTGTCGCGCTCGCGCTCGCCCCACTCGCGATTCTGTTCATGGGCGACCAGTACTACCTCGTCGTTCTCAACGAGATCCTGATCTGGGCTATCTTCGCACTGAGTCTCGATATCGTGATGGGCTATGCCGGCCTGGTCCCCCTGGGCCACACGATGTTCTACGGCGTCGGTGCGTACACCGCCGCGCTCGTCATGTTGCACTATTCGCAGTCGGTTTTCGTCGTGTTGCTCGGGGCGATTCTCATCTGTGCTGTCCTAGCTTGGATCGTCGGCAGCCTCTCGATTCGGGTCTCCGGCGTGTACTTCGCCATGATCACGCTGGCGTTCGCGGAACTGCTCTACAGCGCTGTGTTCAAGTTCGACTTTACCGGCGGGAGCGACGGCCTGCTCGGCTTCGAAGCGTTCCTCGGATTCGGTACTGTCGGGGCGTCGCTCTCGAACATCGAGTTCGGGCTCCTCGGCTACGAACTCGGACAGCAGTTCGTGTTCTACTATCTCGCCTTGCTCATCGCCCTGCTGTCGTTCCTGTTCGCTCGGCGCATGATGAACGCGCCGTTTGGCAGTGTCCTGCAGTCGATTCGGGAAAGCGAGGAGCGAGCGGAGTTCATCGGCTATGACGTCAACAGATACAAGCGCCGGGCGTTTGTCATCAGCGGCGGAATGGCTGGACTGGCTGGCGGCCTCCTCGCAATCAGTCCGTCGACAGTCATCATTTCACCGGACCAGACCCTCAACTGGATCCACTCTGGTGAAGTCATCGTCATTGCGCTGTTTGGCGGAATGGGGACACTGTACGGTCCCATGATCGGCTCCGGTGTCTTCTTCGGTGCCGAGGAGTTCCTCTCGTCGTACACCGACCAGTGGCGGCTTATCATCGGGACGATGTTTATCCTGTTCGTGCTGTTCGTCCCACGCGGTATCGTATCGATTCCGTCTCTCGTCGCACAACGGCTGGAGACGGCCAACAACGCGGACGGTCCTGTCGACATGGATGAGCCGGAAGTGAGAAGCGATGACTGA